Below is a window of Brassica napus cultivar Da-Ae chromosome A5, Da-Ae, whole genome shotgun sequence DNA.
TTAGGATTAATCTTACCTCCAGTGCATCATATGAGATGCATCATATAATATCAACAGCAAAAATAGTTTACTAGGTGGAAAATTTCGAAgcaatggaaaattttcaattgctACACTCTCCTTATTTGGTGctgatatttttttcattaaaaaaagtaaaaacaattaCATATATCCCGCAGGATTATAGCACCAACAGTTCGAATCACACACGATTCGCATTGACAAAATAAGCTACCAATAGCAAAAAATTAGACAAAATGAAGAGACCAGTTTGAGAGATAGGTTACTGTTGAAGGCAGATTCCGTTGCTCCCGAGATAGGATGTCTAGTTTGGCTCGTAGGATGAGACATATCTCTGATATCACCACCGCAGCCGGTCTAGAAACTTGAGAGTGAAGCCTTGTGTTCCTTTCTCTCCAAATACCATAGATACAAGCTTGGAAAGCCAGTCTCACAATAAACACAATGTTGGAGTCTCTAGACGGGTCTTTCAACCATCTGATACCATCATCCAGCAAGGAAGGAGGTAATAGATGGAGCCTTGAGTAGAAGAAAGACCAAACCTCTGAGCTGAAGGCGCAATCAAAGAAAAGATGCTGCCTAGATTCCATGTTGGTTGAGCATAGCGGACACTCTAATGGGACATGAAGTCTAACACGAGCTAGCACCCAAACGAGAAAATCATGCTTGGGTATCCTTCCTTTAAACCAGAACACCTTATGCCATTCCACAACCAGGAGAGTTTCACTAACCTCCTGCCATGTTGATGCTGATATTTTGATAATTACGTTCTAATTAGggttagaatttaaaatttgtatggGTCTCATATAAACCATGTTCTATCAGCAGCTGGAAAAGACTAATTTACTTTGTTGCTGGTCGCAGGTCTTTAACTCCCCTGGTtccaataaatattaataataatcgGCCTTTTAGATATGAGTGTACATTAGTtggtttcaaataattttattaacccTGAGAATTTTTCTTCAAATTAATTGTATACATTTCTCACTTGAGATCAACATTTGATAGCAAGGACAAAAAAGTTCTGCATATATTACTATCTTAGTCACCTAAGATAGTGACAAACTGCTCTTGTGTTACTAATGAAGTGAggaattttatatgttattagATATCCAcaatattatatacttttagaAATCTATcgatttaaagaatttttttgtgGGTGgaattctcaatttttttttgtaaatcgacttttaaaattataagaaaaatttgtTTGTATTTAAAAGTTGAAAgttcataaaaaaattgatgagaGATTCTCTTAAGAAATTATAGTGATACACTTATAACTTAATCGTCTTCTAGAGTTTCACTTCTTTAATTCCACTATTTTGTGTGCTATGTCTACTTCTTTCGAGGAACTCAATGAGCTAAATGACATAAACAATCATACATTTTAATGTATTTCAGTAGGAAAAATGTAAAAGgaagattatatattataatgtcTTGGTACGGAAAAATAGattataatgtttttcttttcttttattaattggGCTTctatcaaaacaaacaaaaacaaaagagtatTAAAAATTACATAGTTCAAGCCCAAGGCCTATTGATAGTCCATCTGATACAAGCTTAAATTTGACAAGGAAATTATCTAGGTCAGACAAAGGAAGTTATTTGAACCAGACAATCATGAGTTTACTAACCGATACACACAATTAAGAATGGAGAATAAGGAGATGAATTTTTACCGATACTTTCAAAGGAGAAGAGCTTCGCGTTGAGAGTTTATAAAGGAATCTGAACCTGCTTACAAAACTTAGTCAACTAGTAAAATCTCGAAGGCCTAAACCAAAGCCGATACAAGACATCAGCGAACAGGGAAAGTTAAAGAATCTCGAAAGACTCGACCTCTATTCCTAATGACTGTGTTCTGTTTCAGCCAATATTACGGCCACCGCTCAAACTATATTACGATGAATACGATCATACGATAATTCCTTTCTGTCTAGATCATCTAGATTGCTTTGCATGACAGGTGATAAGATTGAGAGTTGCACTAACTACTTCAATGCTATTCTCCATCGGAGTAAAATCCGACGAATGTTCCATCCATTCTTCTTTTGTACTAAATTCTGAAGAGGTTTGTCGGTCGAGAAACTAACCTAGTCGTTATGAAATTTCGTAGccccaaaaagagaaaagtaATCTTTTACAAACAGTAGtcatatttatctataaaagtttcatttttcacaaaaaaatacgGAAGGATTCAATAAAGATTAAGTAGCAGTTACCCtagtattattgtttttttttttttttgtaaaatggcAAAGTAGTAGTATTATTGTTGCTCGTTGAACACGGCAAATGTAAATAATACaccttcaaaatttgaaaacaaagtATAGAGTCACTCACCGCTATTGTTGTACTGAAAAATCTTCATGTTAAGTATAAATGGTGTTAAGGACTATTATTAATCGTATTAATTACATAACGACGTGAAAACTTTATTTGTTAGTTTCAAAAACTTTATTTGTTTCGGAGTTTGCACCACGAAATATTCAGTCACATGTTAATATATGCTGCACGTTAGACACGCGGGATATTATATGTTCCAAACTCTGAAAAACTAAATTAGTGATCAACATTAAAGATCATGCGGTGAATCATCctatataaaactaataatcaaAGAGATCGTGCGATGAATCAtcctatgtataatattattttggtttCGGCTCAACTTGCAGAAAATAAAAGGAAAGTAGAGAAAACTAAAcgaggagtagctaaataagGTATGCAGATTCGAGAATGAATCATTGATATAAGAATCGTGAATAGACGGCACTAGAGAAACTGGATAGTTAATATCTGTTcaccaaattttagcaaaaaaaaaatatctgttTAAACCGGTCCTataattttgagaatttttttttgtataaattgtaatatatttaaacaatttaaataaatttatgttgattacattttaaaattttgaaataaaaccaATGTTTATTGGACTATGTCTGGTTTggatttgtatttattttttctttttgtaaatgaaaaaaaaaactaaacctaaCAAGTAGTAGCACTTGGACTATGAGTTTAAAGATGCAGTGGAGTTAAGGTTGATTACTGTTACTCCAATATAAAAAAACACACATCAATGAAGATTTAATCGAAACTCGATCTGGATCTGCAGAGCACAAAATCAAAAGATGCTTAACGGGCCTGGTTGGCAtactaaaataacataaacttagaaatcaATAAGTGAAAGGAAATCACTATATAAAGAACCCCACTTAGATGTAAAAGAATCATCCTAAACTTCTTTCTTGAAGAagacaaaaacaacaaaaacaaaaatgactTTGCACAAAGTTCCTCTCATAGGGCTGCTTTTGCTCCTAGCCATTGTTGTCTCTCCGGCAACAGCTGACGGGCCTGTTTGCCCTCCTTCCACCAAACTTAGCCGGGCAAGTTTCCCTGAGGGTTTCTTATTTGGCACGGCTACAGCGGCATATCAGGTACGATATAAGTTTCCATGTACATTTCTTGACACATAAGAAAAGTTTTCCATGTGTTattatacaataaataatatgtaatccGTTATATTGTAATGTAGATCATACAGCGGTCTATTTTAATTCAATATATACATAAGTGGACTCCATTTTCCATTCATTTATAGTTATGGGAAAAGTTAGTATCTTACTTATTACATGATATTAACtggaaaaacagaaaataaaaccataattcTATATACCATTACTTAAACTCATCAACTCATTTCGTTATGTGATTTATAAGGTTGAAGGTGCAGTGAATGAAACATGTCGTGGACCGGCCTTATGGGATATCTACTGTAAGAGATATCCAGGTTAGTGCCTCTTCAATTCATTTTCTTATCTCGTCTGTACTTTAAGTATTGATCTGAATAgtctttaattttaaattacagAGAAATGCAAAAACGATAATGGCGATGTGGCCGTTGATTTCTTCCATCGTTATAAGGTATACATTTGTAAacttaaaagaaattatatacaAAGTCTATCTAGTAAGTCTTATTCAATTGGTTAGTACATCATTGCTGTAATAATAGATGTTGAAAATTTGTATCTCTTCAAAACGAATGTACGCAGGAAGATATTCAGCTAATGAAGAACCTAAACACCGATGCATTCAGACTCTCTATCGCGTGGACAAGAATATTTCCTCGTGAGTATATGTGCTTCCAACCACTAATTTAATTGAGTCCTAATTATCGAATTTGGTTTGCATTATAATATGATTGttagaaaatattaatgaaacaaaacaatgtTTAATCAGATGGAAGAAAGGAGAAAGGTGTGAGTCAAGCTGGTGTGAAGTTCTACCACGACGTCATCGATGAGCTCCTAAGAaatggtttatttattttttcagaacATATCCTTAAATTGATGAAATTAGTTACGTACCTTCTTATTCtcttaacaaatatatatatatttttatgtaatataGGTATAGTTCCGTTTGTGACTGTTTTTCACTGGGACACTCCACAAGATTTAGAAGACGAATATGGCGGCTTTTTAAGTGAGAGGATTGTGTAAGTTGTCTTTTTTGTACAgcgaatattaataatatatattgtggAAACCAGTAACGTGTTAAACTAAATAGctcaatattaaaaaaaatatgcagGAAAGACTTCCGGGAGTATGCtgattttgttttccaagaATATGGTGATAAAGTGAAACATTGGATCACTTTCAACGAGCCATGGGTTTTCGCTCACGCTGGTTATGACGTAGGCAAGAAGGCACCAGGACGTTGTTCTGACTACGTAGATCCTACGTGCAAAGGGGGACGATCCGGATACGAGGTTTACCTAGTCAGTCATAACCTTCTTAACGCTCACGCAGAAGCCTTTGAAGCTTTCACACAATGTGAAAAGGtaatttaattatgaatatacatTGTAGGGATTAATTTCAAACTTGTTTTACCATCGTTGTCTTTAAGatataaactattttctttttctattatgGCGACAGTGTAAAGGTGGAAAGGTCGGAATCGCACACAGTCCAGCTTGGTTCGAACCACATGACTTTCAGGATTCACAAGATGGTGCATCCATAGGCCGTGCACTTGACTTTATGTTGGGATGGTAAGGCAGTTGATGGCATTGTAAATAATGGGTGCTACtgctaatatatattattttattttttcatttaatataattttattatttcttgattgatATTTTCTCTTATAGGCATTTGGATACTACTATGTATGGGGACTATCCACAGATCATGAAAGATATTGTTGGACACAGATTGCCCCAGTTTACTGCTGCGCAGAAAGCAAAACTGAAAAACTCTGCCCATTTCGTTGGCCTCAACTACTACACGTCCACATTTGCAAACCATGTCGAGAATCCAGATCATTCTAAGCCAAGATGGAAGCAAGATTCTCTTATTTCCTGGGAACGTAAGCTTTTATTTCTTACCTTAACTTGAAATTGCGATGGCGcaacaaatcaaacaaataGGTTTGTATTTGGTATTGATCAAAATTGATCTTCTTTTCAGCCAAGAATTCAGACAAATTCACCATTGGTAGCACGGTAAGgatttaaattactaaaactaaaaGTTGGATAAATCTTGTATATGCGTCTATAACGTTATACTTTCACCTTTTGTCGTATTTCAGCCTTCCACCGGTAAGCTACCAGTTTTTGCGAGAGGCTTTAGAAGTCTTTTGAAGTACATCAAGGATAAATATGCAAACCCTGAAATTATGATCATGGAAAATGGTAACTTTACATTCTCTCATATCATCATTGTtagctctctttttttttatcttcacttggtttaaaaaaaacaagtattAAATAGATTAATCTTTTCAGGATATGGAGAAGACCTTGGGGAAACCGATTCAGTTGCAGTTGGTATTGCTGATCACAACAGAAAATATTATCTTCAGAGGCATCTTTTGAGTATGAATGAAGCTATTTGGTATGTCCTATTTAGTTTGCTTATATGATAAGAGTAACCATTTTTATATCAAGTAATCTAATAAGAACATTCTATGTAAAATATGCAGCATCGACAAAGTAAATGTTACAGGATACTTTATATGGTCATTGTTGGACAACTTCGAGTGGAATGAAGGTTACAAGAGCAGATTCGGACTCTATTACATTGATTTCAAAAATAACCTTACACGTATTGAGAAAGAATCGGGCAAGTATTACAGAGACTTCCTGAGCCAAGGTGTTCGTCCATCTACGATCAAGAGGGATGAGCTTTGATCTATATCTTCTTGAGGATTTGATTTAGTCTCAATGTTTCGATCTCTTCTTTTTTCAGTTCTTCTTTAGTTTGTGATTGACCAAGATTCATGAGGTCTTGGCTAGAATAAaagtgttttctttttttttttcatttctcaatgCTTTGGAACTATAATAACATTATCCCTTTGGAGAAGTCGCTTTATATGTCAAGACACATCCTTAACTTATACCTTCAACTAACTCATGATAAACAATATTCCCTCTAATTCAAAAAGATgtatgttttagaaattttatacattaagaaaacatatgagATCTTGATTACCAtgcattattttttgtaactaattATTCTtcataacttttaaccaatagaatttcaataatcttttttttaagtttacaatttattattaatatattttatcaatatgAAATCTTGATTACCAtacattgaaatttttaaaatatatatttttgaaacaatttttttttaaaacatgtatATTTTGAAACGGAAAAACTACTATTTTACGATAGACTAATCGAAAAGATACAAAAGTTGTGATTCACAACGACTTACACCAAAATGTCTAACTCGAATGAAAAAACGTATGTACCAGTATCTAAGCATATAGATTAGAAAATATGATTCGACGACGTCCTCTAAAAGACTATAAACGCAAAAAAAGTCAGAAGTTACAGTTTGCTCTGTTCATGTTTTGTAAATGCTAAATACTACCGAAATCTATCAATTAAAATTAAGATGCATTCGTGGAACAAAAACGTTGCATTATGTAACCTAAATAAAACAGACAAAATATACTTCAAATTGTGTATACGTTACTGTCCTTGGTTCTTTGATAAAAAATCAACAGGACAGTATGGTGACTTCATACAAAACGCCCATCGATCCGTCCAAACACATTCAACGAAAACTGAGCTCTCCGTAACTACGAtagtctttttgttttttgaacaaTACAATAGTCTTTTTTGTcttcacaaattttttttttttttggtgtaaatgttaaaGTCTTTATTATTGTAATAGTCTTCACAAATTTCATACACGTTACGTAACCTACTTTGCCTGGAACATGAGACTCGGCCGGGTTTCCATAATTTGGACTGATCATATATTTTACACAACGAATTCTTCATAGTCACATGTTAAAACATATTGCACGTTAGACACGCACGATAttatatgttcaaaaaaaaaattattcttggTGTAAATGTTCAAATAAAAGTAAGTTAATAATACAGCGATATAGATCATGGGATGAATCATCCTCTAcataaaaataaaggaaaataattaacaaataaaCAATAACACCAGCGAGATAGATCGTGCAATGAACCATCCTACTTAAATGATAATCTAAATGTTTTTATccaatataaacaaaaattagtgAGAAATTGATGAGGAGTAACTAAATAGAATATCGAGACTAAACCATGAATATACGAAGTGTGGTCAGTGGTGAGGAGAATATGAGCTTCACAATGTTTTGAATGGTAACTGTGGCTTGTTTGGGTTCCAAGGGATCGATGCATTCTTGCATTATCTATCACCAAATCGCACAAAATATGAAGATGCCCATAAATAATTACTTTTACTAAAAAGCAGTAGTTTAACACACACACGTTAGGACCATGTCAATCACATCCACTTATGATATAAGATTTAATCGAAAAATCGATCTGGATCTATATAGTATAAAAAGATGATTAACGATATGCCTTAATGGCATGTAAAAAATATTCCAGTAAATCGATGCATTCTTGTGTTAGGAATTCAATCCAACTTGTGCTTTGGAATAACTTTATGAATCAAACGTATTCTTTATTCAATATCTTAAAGAAGTTTCACAATAACAATAATAGAGATCACAAGTGTGATAACCAAACTAAGAACTCTAAGAACTTATTTGCTATGCTCTTGATCTCTCTCTATGCCTTTGTTATTTGCTTTGTATCGGATAATTGTAACCTTCACCTATGGCCTTCTTATATACTGGATCACGTATTCCTTGTCCTCTGTAGCTTTGTATATTTTCCTATTGTCATTGGGAAAACATTGACCGACATTCTTGATAAAAGGAAACTAACGTTCCTTTGGTTTTGTGCAGGTTTCATTGCTGGGCTGGGAAAGGGCTTGAAGTATTAAAGTTGAGGCCCACTTTACAAACTCCACCTGGCCCAATTTTAATTCTTCCTTGTCTTCCTCTTCGATTCCATCGAAGAAACCAGaagaccaaaaaaaatttctactcCTTCTCCCGACAAATCTCGCGACGTTGATGGCGTCACACACCGGTGACTTCTCCTGTCTTTTTTCCGATGAATCGGTGTAGCTCGTACGCTGCTACAGCCTCACCACTCTCTCTCGCTTCGACTCCTTGCCGGTAGATCGATTTTTCCCCAGATCTTCAGCTCGATCTTCAGAAAACTCCCACCATCTAAGCATCACCCGGTAAGATTCTTCATCTGAAAAAGCTCGCGAATTCTTTTTCCTTGATGATTTTGAATCTCGAATTTCTTCTTGGTGATGATAGTTGATTAATCTTCCTTGGATCCTCTCTCCAATTAGATTCACTTGAGTTTCATGTATTAACCTCCTCTTTAATGTCACAGCTAGAACTTCAGTGATCAAACACATCACGTATACTCCTTAGAACGTAACCGGCGACTCTCTAGAGCTTCCTCCGTTCTATCAATAAACCCTGTCTCCCTTCAGCTTCTCGGTAAAATCTCTTACTTTTCTTTTAAGCTGTTTAAGACATGGTTTTTGTTGTCTGGTGATCTGTGTTCTCGTTTGCCAATGCAGATACTCGTCTCCCTTCAGCTGCCACAGCCGTTTAAGACGTTCTCTCAGGTATATCTTTTTCCGAAGTCTACTTTTCTTCATCGACTTCAATCATCCTTTACTAACTCTGTTTGATTTCCCTTAGCTTCTCCACCTTGAGCTAAGTACCATGTGCCTCGCTTCCACAACGTCCCTGCAGGTAACTTTTTGCTTCTCCTAAGCTTTCCCATTATCGTTTTAAGAAATAATCCGGAGTTATTAACTCATTGTTTCTTCCTTTTGCGAGACATCTTCGACAATGGAGTTACCTGCGACGTTCTTCGGTTTCTACTCGTTGATGTTGAGGAGATCACAGCAGAGATCAAACTTAGGCCCGGGTAAGGCTTTAGTTAGAAAATCTGCAGGATTCTTGCTAGTATGGATCTTAGAAAGGTGAACCTTGCCTTCTGCTACAACGTCTCTTATGAAGTGGTATTTAGTGTCTATGTGTTTAGTTCTTTCGTGATGAACATGATTCTTTGCTAGGGCTATAGCACTTTGTGAATCGCAGTGAATCTTAACACTTTCTTGTTCAAACCCCAACTCTCCACATAATCTTCTTAACCATATAGCTTCTTTCGCGGCTGCAGTAAGAGCCATGTACTCTGCTTCAGTCGTTGAAAGAGCTACCACGTCTTGTAGACTTGATTTCCAGCTAACCGTGTTTCCCCAAACTTGAAACACGAATCCTGTAACTGATCTTCTTCGGTCAAGGTCAGTAGCATAATCCGAGTCACAGAATCCTTGAATACTAAACTCTGAGTGCTTAGTAAACGTTAGACACCTTCTTTTAGCACCCTTAAGATATCGTAAAACCCATTTTGCTGCTAGCCAATGCTCTCTTCCTGGTTCTGACATGAAGCGGCTAATGAGTCCAACTGCATAGCCTAAGTCAGGTCTTGAACCGACCATGGCGTACATTATACTTCCAACCGCGCTTGCATACGGTATGTCTGCCATGAagcttccttcttcttccttttgatCTTTCGTAAGACTCTTCAGTTTAAATTGAGTTGAGGTAGGCGTATTCACAGCCTTGGCTTCAGTCATATTGAATGATTTCAGAACCTTCTCTAAGTAGTTCTCTTGAGACAGTTTTAAAATTCCCTTCTTTCTGTCTCTTATGATATCCATTCCTAATATTCTTGAAGCTTTTCCcaaatctttcatctcaaactctttgcTTAAACTCTCTTTGACGCTTCTGATTTCTTGTTTATCTCCCGAAGCTATGAGCATGTCGTCGACGTATAGAAGTAAGTACACGGCTTGTTCTGTGTTCACGTTTCTCATGTAAACACATGGATCTTCCTTGCTTCTTACAAACCGCTGGCTCTTCATGAAACAATCAAACTTGAGATTCCATTGTCTTGgagattgtttcaatccatacaAAGACTTCTTTAGTAAACAGACTTTA
It encodes the following:
- the LOC111215955 gene encoding beta-glucosidase 23 produces the protein MTLHKVPLIGLLLLLAIVVSPATADGPVCPPSTKLSRASFPEGFLFGTATAAYQVEGAVNETCRGPALWDIYCKRYPEKCKNDNGDVAVDFFHRYKEDIQLMKNLNTDAFRLSIAWTRIFPHGRKEKGVSQAGVKFYHDVIDELLRNGIVPFVTVFHWDTPQDLEDEYGGFLSERIVKDFREYADFVFQEYGDKVKHWITFNEPWVFAHAGYDVGKKAPGRCSDYVDPTCKGGRSGYEVYLVSHNLLNAHAEAFEAFTQCEKCKGGKVGIAHSPAWFEPHDFQDSQDGASIGRALDFMLGWHLDTTMYGDYPQIMKDIVGHRLPQFTAAQKAKLKNSAHFVGLNYYTSTFANHVENPDHSKPRWKQDSLISWEPKNSDKFTIGSTPSTGKLPVFARGFRSLLKYIKDKYANPEIMIMENGYGEDLGETDSVAVGIADHNRKYYLQRHLLSMNEAICIDKVNVTGYFIWSLLDNFEWNEGYKSRFGLYYIDFKNNLTRIEKESGKYYRDFLSQGVRPSTIKRDEL
- the LOC125608705 gene encoding uncharacterized protein LOC125608705 gives rise to the protein MAGGRIPKHDFLVWVLARVRLHVPLECPLCSTNMESRQHLFFDCAFSSEVWSFFYSRLHLLPPSLLDDGIRWLKDPSRDSNIVFIVRLAFQACIYGIWRERNTRLHSQVSRPAAVVISEICLILRAKLDILSREQRNLPSTVTYLSNWSLHFV